The genomic window CATCACCAGCGCTTCCGCCGCCTGCAGGTGATCCGGGACTTCACCGAGCCGCTGCCGCAGGTGATGGGCAACGCCGAGCGGTTGATTCAGGCCGCGATGGCCATCCTGCTCAACGCCGCCGATGCCACGGGCGGCCGCGGGCAGGTCGTGGTGCGCACGCGGGTCGAGGGGACCTTCGTGGTGGTGGAATTCCAGGACGACGGACCGGGCATTCCGCCCGACGTCCTCCCGAAGGTGTTCGAGCCGTTCTATACCACGAAGGGCCCCGCCCGCGGCACCGGACTCGGCCTCGCCATCTGCTACGGAATCGTCGCCGACCACCAGGGGCGGCTGGATGTGCGCAGCGAGTCCTCCCGCGGCTCGGTCTTCCGGATGGCACTCCCCATCGCCCGCGAGGGACGGACCTCATGAAGCTGCTGGTGGTGGAGGACGACCGGACCGTTGGTCAGTACGTCAAGCGCGGGCTTGAGGAACAGCAATACCTCGCCGATTGGGTCGGGGACGGGGCGGAGGCGTTGCGGTTGATGACCGCGACGGCCTACGACCTGATCATTCTCGACCTGCGGCTGCCGGGGATGACCGGGCTCGAAGTGCTGCGGACGCTCCGCGACCGCGGCCTCACGATGCCGGTGCTGGTGCTGACTGCGCAGGACAGCGTCGAGTTCAAGGTCGACGCGCTGCGGGCCGGCGCCGATGACTACGTCACCAAGCCGTTCGCCTTCGACGAACTGCTGGCGCGCATCGAGGCGATCTCGCGCCGACCCCGCCTCCTCTCCTCGCGATCGCTGCGCGTCGCCGATCTCGAAGTGGATCTGGATGCCCGCGAAGTGCGCCGGGCCGGCACGCTGGTGGAGCTCACCCCGAAGGAATACGCCGTCCTCGAGTACCTCATGCGGCACCAGGGTCGCGTCATGTCGCGCACGCTGATCACTGAGTATGCGTGGGACTATCACTTCGACCCGGGCACCAACATCGTCGACGTCGTGATCAACCGCCTCCGGAAAAAGGTCGACGCCGGCGCCACGCAGAAGCTGGTGCACACGGTCCGCGGTGTCGGATACGTCGTGAAGGGCTAGCGTCGCGTGCAATCGATCCGGCGCCGCCTCTCCCTCTCCTACGCGCTGGCGCTCACCACCACCATCGCCGTCTTCGGCGCCGCGCTCTACCTCGACCGCCGCAGCGCTGCGGCCCGCGAGCGCGAGGAGCGGGTCGAGACGCGACTCCGGGTCGAGGCACGATTCGCGGTCTCCTGGCTGGAGCAGCAGTCGCGCATCTATCCGCGCCTGGTGCGCGGGATGCGCCGGATCGGCTCCACCAATCCGGCCGACTCCACCTGGGATCTGCTGCCGGAAGTCCGCGGCTACTTCCAGGGGTTGGGGCAGGACTATCTCTTCGTGGCCGATCCGGTCGGCCGCCTCCTCTTCGTCTCCGCGTCCGCCAACAACCTCGAGCCGGCCGAGCTCGTGGAGATCCGCGACATCCTGATCCGGAACCCCGTGGTGGAGCGTTCGGGCCGAGTCCGGCTCAGCGCCGACGGCGAACCGTTCCGCTACTTCATGCTGCCCACCGATTCGGTGAAGGAAGTGCGCGCGGTGCTCCTCGCCGCCCGGCCCGACGACTCGACCGGCTATGGGCCGAACGAATTGCTGATGGCGATGCTCATCGTGGCGCCCGTGATTCTGGTGGCCTCCATCGTCCTCGGCTACTGGCTGGCCGGGCGCGCCCTGCAGCCGATGGACACCATGGTCGAGGAACTGGTCGCGATGCGCGACGGCCGTTCCCTCCACCGCCGGATCGCCGTGCCGCCGGGGCAGGACGAGTTGAGCCGTCTGGCGCAGAACCTCAACGCGATGCTGGACCGCGTCGAACAGTCGTTCGTCGCGCTGCGCCGTTTCACGGCCGATGCCTCGCACGAACTGAAGACGCCGCTGATGGTCCTCCGCGCCGGCGTCGAGCGGTCTTTGACCGATCCGCGCACCCCGGCCGAACTGGTGGCCTCGCTGGACGAGACGCTGCGCCAGATCAACCAGATGAGTGACCTGGTCACCAACCTCCTGACGCTCGCGCGCGCCGACGAGGGCCGCTCCTCCCTGGTGCTCCGGCCGGCCGACCTGCGCGGCCTGGTGGCGGAGGCGGGAGAGACCGCGGAGATCCTCGGGGAGCAGCAGCGGGTCACCGTGGTGCTGGACCTGCCCGACGTCGCCGTCGAGGTGCCGGTCGACCCGCCCCGGATGCGCCAGCTCCTCATGAACCTCGTCACCAATGCCGTCAAGTACACCCCGGCTGGGGGCACCGTCACCCTGACCTTGCTCGATCAGCCGCAGGCAGCGATTCTCTCGGTGCAGGACACCGGGATCGGGATCGCGCCGGGGGACCTGGAGCACGTCTTCGACCGCTTCTGGCGGGCCGACCCGGCCCGTTCCCGCACCGGCGACCGTCCTGGGACGGGCTTGGGACTCGCCATCGTCAAATGGGTCGCGGAGGCGCACGGCGGCTCCATCCAGGTCCAGAGCCGGCCGGGGCGGGGGAGCACCTTCGTGGTGACCATCCCCAAGCTCGAGCTGGAGGTGCCGTCCCCCGTGGCTGAAGGTGATCGCTAACGCAGTTGTCATCGAATTGTCATCCGGCGGTGACGCGGGTGCGAAGTGACCCCGCGACATTCCTTGCCGAGTCTGTTGGTCCCGCCCCACTTGCGGAGGTTCGTCCGCGTGTTTGAAAACCTGATTGAGTCCAAACCGAAGAAGGATCGTACCATCGGGCAGACTGTCGCCTCGGTGGTCGTCCACATCTTTCTGGTGCTCGGCGCCGTCAAAGCCACCCAAGGGGCGGCCGAAACGGTGAAGGAAATGCTTGAGGACACCACCGCGGTGTTCATCAAGCCCCCCGAGCCGCCACCGCCGCCGCCGCCGGATCAGCCGCCGCCGGATGTGCTGGTGTCGAACAATCCCCCGCCGCAGGGATTCCAGACCATCATGCCGCCGGACAAGATTCCGACGGAGATTCCGCCGGTGAACCTGAACGAGAAGTTTGACGCGAAGGACTTCTCCGGAAAGGGCGTCGAGGGCGGCATCGCCAAGGGCATCATCGGCGGCACCGGCCCCGTGGGCGACATCATCGCCGGCGAGACCTTCACGCAGGACCAGGTCGACGATCCGGTCGCCTACATCGATGGCGCCGACCCGGTCTTCCCGCCGGCCATGCGTGGCGCCGGCATCGCCGGTCGCGTGACGCTGCAGTTCATCGTCGGCACCGACGGGCGCGTCGAGCGTGCCTCCATCAAGGTCATGAGCAGCACCAACAAGGCCTTCGAGGATCCCGCGGTCACGGCGATCAGCCGGGCCCGCTTCAAGCCGGCCAAGATGCGCGGTCAGGCCGTGCGCCAGCTGGTCCAGCAGTCAATCGCATTCGATATCCGCTGACGGCGCTTCACGCCGCAGGAACCCAGGGCCGCGCCGTCGCGGCCAGTCATCCACCCGGAAGAGGTTGAGCGATGAATACGTCACTCCTGAAGCTCTGGCACGACGCCGGCTACTTCGCCAAAGGCATCGTCATCTTGCTGGCGATCATGTC from Gemmatimonadota bacterium includes these protein-coding regions:
- a CDS encoding response regulator transcription factor, whose amino-acid sequence is MKLLVVEDDRTVGQYVKRGLEEQQYLADWVGDGAEALRLMTATAYDLIILDLRLPGMTGLEVLRTLRDRGLTMPVLVLTAQDSVEFKVDALRAGADDYVTKPFAFDELLARIEAISRRPRLLSSRSLRVADLEVDLDAREVRRAGTLVELTPKEYAVLEYLMRHQGRVMSRTLITEYAWDYHFDPGTNIVDVVINRLRKKVDAGATQKLVHTVRGVGYVVKG
- a CDS encoding HAMP domain-containing protein gives rise to the protein MQSIRRRLSLSYALALTTTIAVFGAALYLDRRSAAAREREERVETRLRVEARFAVSWLEQQSRIYPRLVRGMRRIGSTNPADSTWDLLPEVRGYFQGLGQDYLFVADPVGRLLFVSASANNLEPAELVEIRDILIRNPVVERSGRVRLSADGEPFRYFMLPTDSVKEVRAVLLAARPDDSTGYGPNELLMAMLIVAPVILVASIVLGYWLAGRALQPMDTMVEELVAMRDGRSLHRRIAVPPGQDELSRLAQNLNAMLDRVEQSFVALRRFTADASHELKTPLMVLRAGVERSLTDPRTPAELVASLDETLRQINQMSDLVTNLLTLARADEGRSSLVLRPADLRGLVAEAGETAEILGEQQRVTVVLDLPDVAVEVPVDPPRMRQLLMNLVTNAVKYTPAGGTVTLTLLDQPQAAILSVQDTGIGIAPGDLEHVFDRFWRADPARSRTGDRPGTGLGLAIVKWVAEAHGGSIQVQSRPGRGSTFVVTIPKLELEVPSPVAEGDR
- a CDS encoding energy transducer TonB; this encodes MFENLIESKPKKDRTIGQTVASVVVHIFLVLGAVKATQGAAETVKEMLEDTTAVFIKPPEPPPPPPPDQPPPDVLVSNNPPPQGFQTIMPPDKIPTEIPPVNLNEKFDAKDFSGKGVEGGIAKGIIGGTGPVGDIIAGETFTQDQVDDPVAYIDGADPVFPPAMRGAGIAGRVTLQFIVGTDGRVERASIKVMSSTNKAFEDPAVTAISRARFKPAKMRGQAVRQLVQQSIAFDIR